A single genomic interval of Electrophorus electricus isolate fEleEle1 chromosome 2, fEleEle1.pri, whole genome shotgun sequence harbors:
- the prickle1b gene encoding prickle-like protein 1b, with protein MSLESVSAFRPAARTLGMEKRGAKMALGFQRSSTSDDDSGCALEEYTWVPPGVRPDQVQLYFSCLPEEKVPYVNSPGEKHRIRQLLYQLPPHDNEIRYCQSLSEEERRELHMFSAQRKKEALGRGTPRLLHRALQFTACEHCKETISGGEMAVFASRAGQGPCWHPACFSCSTCHELLVDLIYFYHSGRIYCGRHHAELLKPRCSACDEIIFADECTEAEGRHWHMNHFSCFECETVLGGQRYIMKDGRPFCCGCFESLYAEYCEACGENIGVDHAQMTYEGVHWHATDKCFCCTHCNMSLLGCPFLPKDGRIYCSKACSLGEDVHASDSSDSAFQSARSRESRRSVRMGKSSRPAVHCNQVPHYPAVATDCPHPSLHIDTTETVCHELERLNFAEEHFLRDREVQEDPLEGWAEHEDYMTQLLLKFGEHGVFQQMEDARQGEQWTLTDSDACRARQGVKMGAHDLAIKKHHTDVSWTQSQDGLGDSAYGSHPGPASARKIQELELDQGAGAGFWSEPRQWCNNSLECITDELRNSEKNVGDSMDSLALSNITGASVDRDSKDRQIPYSFQSITQQEPDECDKMSNMGTLNSSMLHRSTNSLKSLNSLLDNEEVLGEDEMQEDKGLSVSLSGELPSPLHLPVLRRTKSQSQSRTQQVKFSEDVMDNGYHVETTSRLPPVNAKAHRRTHNMEESPRRISHHRLHHRRRHGQKTCPENGLHLPAKEHTEMLCETHVVPDISKYKKGILLNHSGHRQHLYHQTTSDCALQSMACPEHFQDLYGDDEDDWCSTCSSSSSESEEEGFFLGKPIPKPRSQSFHYYTEDSQTRVTALSPVHGSRTKSKKRGHKNKNCIIS; from the exons ATGAGTCTGGAGTCAGTGTCGGCGTTCCGGCCCGCTGCCAGGACCCTGGGCATGGAAAAGCGAGGAGCCAAGATGGCACTGGGTTTCCAAAGGAGCTCCACCTCAGATGACGACTCTGGTTGTGCCCTGGAAGAATACACCTGGGTCCCTCCAGGAGTGAGACCCGACCAG GTCCAGCTCTACTTCTCCTGTTTGCCAGAGGAGAAGGTGCCATATGTCAATAGCCCTGGAGAGAAACATCGCATCAGACAACTTCTGTATCAGCTTCCACCTCATGACAACGAG ATCCGATACTGCCAGTCATTGAgcgaggaggagaggagagagctccATATGTTCAGCgcacagaggaagaaagaggcATTGGGCAGGGGGACTCCACGACTCCTGCACAGGGCCCTGCAGTTCACAGCCTGTGAGCAT TGTAAGGAAACCATCAGTGGGGGAGAGATGGCAGTCTTCGCCTCGAGGGCTGGCCAGGGGCCTTGCTGGCATCCAGCTTGTTTCAGTTGCTCCACCTGCCACGAGCTTCTGGTTGACCTCATCTACTTCTACCACAGTGGTAGGATATACTGCGGAAGACATCATGCTGAGCTCCTGAAGCCAAGATGTTCTGCTTGTGATGAA ATCATCTTTGCAGATGAGTGCACAGAGGCCGAAGGTCGTCACTGGCACATGAATCACTTTTCCTGTTTCGAGTGTGAGACAGTTTTGGGGGGGCAGAGGTATATTATGAAGGATGGTCGTCCCTTCTGCTGTGGCTGCTTTGAGTCTCTATATGCAGAATACTGTGAAGCCTGTGGGGAAAACATTG GAGTGGATCATGCTCAGATGACGTATGAAGGTGTGCACTGGCATGCCACTGATAAGTGCTTCTGCTGTACCCATTGCAATATGTCTCTCCTTGGATGCCCCTTCCTTCCGAAGGATGGGCGGATCTACTGCTCCAAGGCATGCAGCCTTGGTGAGGATGTTCACGCTTCTGACTCATCTGACTCAGCCTTCCAGTCGGCTAGGTCACGAGAGTCCCGGCGCAGTGTGCGGATGGGCAAGAGCAGCCGGCCTGCAGTGCATTGCAACCAGGTGCCACACTATCCAGCAGTGGCAACCGACTGCCCACACCCGAGCCTTCACATAGACACCACAGAGACGGTGTGTCATGAGCTGGAACGCCTCAACTTTGCAGAGGAGCACTTCTTAAGGGACAGGGAGGTGCAGGAAGATCCTTTGGAAGGGTGGGCTGAGCATGAGGACTACATGACGCAGCTGCTCTTGAAATTTGGCGAGCATGGAGTTTTCCAGCAGATGGAAGATGCCAGGCAGGGAGAGCAGTGGACGCTGACAGATTCGGATGCCTGCAGGGCCAGACAAGGCGTGAAGATGGGTGCCCATGATCTGGCCATTAAAAAACATCACACAGATGTATCCTGGACCCAGTCTCAGGATGGTCTTGGAGACTCTGCCTACGGTAGTCATCCAGGGCCAGCCAGTGCCAGGAAGATCCAGGAACTAGAGCTAGACCAAGGAGCAGGGGCTGGCTTTTGGTCTGAGCCTAGGCAGTGGTGCAACAACTCTTTAGAATGTATCACAGATGAGCTAAGAAATTCAGAGAAGAACGTAGGGGATTCCATGgactccctcgctctctcaaACATCACTG GAGCCTCGGTTGACAGAGATAGCAAAGATAGACAGATCCCATACTCATTTCAAAGCATCACTCAGCAGGAGCCAGATGAATGTGATAAAATGAGCAACATGGGTACATTAAACTCCTCCATGCTACACAGGAGTACCAACTCCTTAAAGAGTCTGAACTCACTGCTGGACAATGAGGAGGTGCTAGGAGAAGACGAGATGCAAGAGGACAAGGGGCTTTCAGTGTCCCTTTCAGGGGAGCTGCCttcccctctccacctccctgtcCTGAGACGGACCAAGTCCCAGTCTCAGTCCCGAACGCAACAGGTAAAATTTTCTGAAGATGTCATGGATAATGGATATCATGTGGAAACAACATCACGGCTGCCTCCAGTGAATGCAAAGGCACACAGGCGGACACATAACATGGAGGAATCACCCAGACGAATCAGCCATCACAGACTGCATCATAGACGCCGACACGGCCAGAAAACGTGCCCAGAAAACGGCCTCCACCTGCCAGCCAAAGAGCACACAGAAATGCTCTGTGAGACTCATGTAGTTCCCGATATATCCAAATACAAGAAAGGAATTCTCCTGAACCATTCTGGACACAGACAGCACCTTTACCACCAAACCACATCGGACTGTGCACTGCAGAGCATGGCCTGCCCGGAACACTTTCAAGACTTATATGGTGATGATGAAGACGACTGGTGTTCCACgtgctcctcctcatcctccgaGTCTGAGGAAGAGGGATTTTTCCTGGGCAAACCTATTCCCAAGCCCAGGTCCCAAAGTTTTCATTATTACACTGAAGATTCCCAGACGCGCGTAACTGCTTTATCGCCTGTGCATGGCTCACGGACCAAATCTAAAAAAAGAGGCCACAAGAACAAGAACTGTATTATTTCATAG